The genomic DNA AGGGCCGCGTCGCCCCCGTCGAAGACGACGTCGACGGGGCTGGCGACCTCGTGCGCGATCCGCAGAGCGCGCGCGAGGAACTTCTGCGCACCGGTGGTCGACACGTCCGCCCAGTCCTTGTCGTCCTCCACCGGACCGGCGAAGGCCAGACCGACGCGGAGCGCGTCGGCACCGTGGGCGTCGAGCTCCTCCTGGAACAGCACCAGGTTGCCCTTGCTCTTCGACATCTTCTGGCCGTCGAGCAGCACCATGCCCTGGTTGATCAGGTTGGAGAACGGCTCGGTGAAGTCGATCAGCCCCATGTCGAAGAGCACCTTCGTGATGAAGCGTGCGTACAGCAGGTGCAGGATCGCGTGCTCGACACCGCCGATGTACGAGTCCACCGGGGCCCAGCGCGCCGCCTGGGCGGGGTCGAACGCCACCGTGTCGCTGTTCGGCGACAGGAACCGGAGGAAGTACCAGGAGCTGTCGACGAAGGTGTCCATCGTGTCCGGATCGCGCAGCACCGGGTCGCCGGTCTCCGGATCCGTCGTGCGCACCCAGCTCTCGGCGCCGCCCAGCGGGGACGTCCCCTTCGGCTTGAGGTCGAGGCCCTCGACGCTCGGCAGCTTGACCGGCAGCCGGTCCTCCGGCACCGGGACGATGCGGCCGTCCTCGGTGTGGAGCATCGGGATCGGCGTGCCCCAGAACCGCTGCCGCGAGATCAGCCAGTCGCGCAGGCGGTAGTTCTTCGCCGCCCGGCCCGTCCCCGTGGCCTCCAGCTGCTCGATGGCGCGTGCGATCGCGTTGCGCTTCGACAGTCCGTTCAGCGGACCGGAGTTGATCATGCGTCCTTCGCCGGTGAGGGCGACGCCGGTCTTCGCCGGGTTCTGCTCGTCGAGCGCGGCGTCCGCATCGATCGGGACGCCGTCCTCGTCCACCTCGATGACCGGCATGGCACCGGTGACCGGAGCGGTGGTGTCGACGACGACCTTGACCGGCAGGTCGAACGCGCGTGCGAAGTCGAGGTCGCGCTGGTCGTGTGCCGGGACCGCCATGACGGCGCCGTGCCCGTAGTCGGCCAGCACGTAGTCGGCCGCCCAGATCGGCAGCTTCTCGCCGTTGACCGGGTTGATCGCGTAGCGGCCCAGGAAGACGCCCGTCTTGGGACGGTCGGTGGACTGCCGATCGATGTCGGTGGTCTTCTGCACCTCGGCCAGGTAGGCCTGGAAGCGCTCGCGCACCTCGGGCTCGGCGTCCGCCGCGATCTCGGCGGCCAGGTCACCGTCGGGCGCCACGACGAAGAACGTCGCGCCGTGCAGGGTATCCGGACGGGTCGAGAACACCGTCACCGGCTCCTCGCGGCCCTCGATGCGGAAGTCGACATCGGCGCCGACGGAGCGGCCGATCCAGTTGCGCTGCATCTGCAGCACCTTGTGCGGCCAGAACCCCTCGAGCTGGTTCAGGTCGTCGAGCAGGCGGTCCGCGTAGTCGGTGATGCGGAAGTACCACTGGGTGAGCTTCTTCTTGACGACCTCGTAGCCGCAGCGCTCGCAGCGCCCGTCCACGACCTGCTCGTTGGCCAGCACGGTCTGGTCGTTCGGGCACCAGTTGACCGGGCTCTTCTTCCGGTACGCCAGGCCCCGCTCGTACATCTTCAGGAAGAGCCACTGGTTCCAGCGGTAGTACTCGGGGTCGGACGTGTGCAGCACCCGGCTCCAGTCGAAGGAGACGCCGTACTGCTGGAAGCCCACCTTCTGCTGCGCGATGTTCTGGTACGTCCACTCGCGCGGGTCGGCACCCTGGCGGATCGCGGCGTTCTCCGCCGGCAGGCCGAAGGAGTCCCACCCGATCGGGTTCAGGACGTTGTGGCCCCGGTGCCGCCAGAAGCGGGCGACGATGTCGGAGTACAGGTAGTTCTCCGCGTGCCCCATGTGCAGGTCGCCGGAGGGGTACGGGAACATGGCCAGCACGTAGCGCCGCGGCCGGGTGTCGTCGTCTCCGCCCGTGAGGAACGTCTCGTGCTCCGCCCAGTACTTCTGCCACTTGGCCTGGATGGCGTGCGGCGAGGAGAACTCCTCGTCGACGGGAGCGGTGGACATGTTCTCGGACAACGAACGCACGACCAATCTGAAGGGAAAAACGGGATCAGTTCAGGATATCGGAACGCCAGGTGGCGGGCATTTCCGCGCCCAGCGCCGCGAGCGGGGCGCGGGCCTTCGTGGCGACCTCACGCACCTCGGCCGCGGGCACCGATCCCCACGTGATCCCGCCACCGGCGCCGACGAACGCCGCCTCCTCGTCCACGACGATGCTGCGGATGACCATCGCGAGATCGAGAGCACCGTCGACGCCGATGTAGCCGAAGCAGCCGGCGTAGATGTCGCGAGGGGCGCCCTCGAGGTCGTGCAGCTGCGTCATCGCCGACAGCTTCGGTGCTCCGGTCATGCTGCCG from Microbacterium paraoxydans includes the following:
- the leuS gene encoding leucine--tRNA ligase, whose protein sequence is MSTAPVDEEFSSPHAIQAKWQKYWAEHETFLTGGDDDTRPRRYVLAMFPYPSGDLHMGHAENYLYSDIVARFWRHRGHNVLNPIGWDSFGLPAENAAIRQGADPREWTYQNIAQQKVGFQQYGVSFDWSRVLHTSDPEYYRWNQWLFLKMYERGLAYRKKSPVNWCPNDQTVLANEQVVDGRCERCGYEVVKKKLTQWYFRITDYADRLLDDLNQLEGFWPHKVLQMQRNWIGRSVGADVDFRIEGREEPVTVFSTRPDTLHGATFFVVAPDGDLAAEIAADAEPEVRERFQAYLAEVQKTTDIDRQSTDRPKTGVFLGRYAINPVNGEKLPIWAADYVLADYGHGAVMAVPAHDQRDLDFARAFDLPVKVVVDTTAPVTGAMPVIEVDEDGVPIDADAALDEQNPAKTGVALTGEGRMINSGPLNGLSKRNAIARAIEQLEATGTGRAAKNYRLRDWLISRQRFWGTPIPMLHTEDGRIVPVPEDRLPVKLPSVEGLDLKPKGTSPLGGAESWVRTTDPETGDPVLRDPDTMDTFVDSSWYFLRFLSPNSDTVAFDPAQAARWAPVDSYIGGVEHAILHLLYARFITKVLFDMGLIDFTEPFSNLINQGMVLLDGQKMSKSKGNLVLFQEELDAHGADALRVGLAFAGPVEDDKDWADVSTTGAQKFLARALRIAHEVASPVDVVFDGGDAALRRATHKLLAEAPALVEQTKFNVLVARLMELVNVTRKTIDGAAGAADPAVREAAETIAVMLDLIAPHTAEEMWEILGHEPSVGLVSWRSADPALLVEDTVTAVVQIGGKVRAQLEVPARIGEAELEALARADERVIRSIGDREIVKVVVRAPKIVSIVVKG